A portion of the Krasilnikovia cinnamomea genome contains these proteins:
- a CDS encoding HD domain-containing protein has product MGAPSEDLVAWARDLARGYLDVPQFRDARWRHVQAVGAKAAALAPAFGIDGDILVAAAWLHDIGYSPELARTGFHPLDGARLIARAGQRRIAALVAHHSGAGLEARLRGLGDDMAEFRDEQSPVRDALWACDMTTSPTGQPVTFGARLAEIENRYGRDHSVARAISAASADIRRAIAATGARASNVGSDLGMR; this is encoded by the coding sequence ATGGGCGCGCCTTCCGAGGATCTGGTGGCGTGGGCGCGCGACCTCGCTCGCGGCTACCTCGATGTCCCGCAGTTTCGGGATGCGCGCTGGCGCCACGTGCAGGCGGTGGGCGCGAAGGCCGCAGCCCTCGCACCGGCGTTCGGGATTGACGGTGACATCCTGGTGGCTGCCGCCTGGCTGCATGACATCGGATACTCGCCGGAGCTGGCACGGACCGGTTTCCATCCGCTCGACGGCGCGCGACTGATCGCCCGGGCCGGGCAGCGACGGATCGCAGCACTGGTCGCTCATCACTCCGGGGCCGGGCTTGAGGCGCGGCTTCGTGGACTGGGCGACGACATGGCCGAGTTCCGCGATGAACAGAGTCCTGTTCGCGATGCGCTCTGGGCCTGCGACATGACGACGAGCCCCACCGGTCAACCCGTCACGTTCGGTGCGCGTCTGGCGGAGATCGAGAACCGGTATGGCCGGGACCATTCGGTGGCGAGGGCCATTTCGGCGGCGAGTGCCGACATTCGACGGGCCATCGCGGCAACCGGTGCGAGGGCCTCGAATGTGGGATCCGACCTCGGCATGAGGTGA
- a CDS encoding glycoside hydrolase domain-containing protein has product MRILAPTRRKLLVRAVFGVAVVLLSTFLVRADAATTTTSWSTVQPGTFAGEAFDACTAPSTAAMAKWRSASPYRAVGIYIGGVNRGCTQANLTAGWVKTQVTAGWHLLPLYVGPQASCTKVTSKRNLIDNTKAAAQGAAAARDAVGQARALGLAPQSVVIYDMEAYATNDADCRRGVLAFMSAWTATLHDLGYLSGFYSSMGSGGADQVANYAAPGYVRPDYLDFARWDQISTTDDPAIPATYWAPHRRMKQYRGGHKETWGGVTINIDNNLVDFAPLPSAKFADFNRNGWSDVLARTTSSGNLFAYPGNGTYVDVNARRKVSGGWAKFNAIVRVGDLNRDGTEDLVARKSSNGYLYFFPITKAGRLGKAKLLSKSFAKMREITAIGDLNRDGYPDLVAAQTSNHKLYLYPGKKGTKFGTRKVIGAGGWHTMSELAGVGDFNRDGYPDMVTRVISTGELFLYRGVKGGGLARQASLGKGVRAYRDLVGVGDFDRDGFTDLAAVQKSNGALVLFRGTGKGLRPAIRLAGGFRHRSPVL; this is encoded by the coding sequence ATGCGCATCCTGGCGCCGACTCGTCGCAAGCTGCTGGTCCGCGCGGTGTTCGGGGTGGCGGTGGTGCTGCTGTCGACCTTCCTCGTACGGGCCGACGCCGCGACCACGACGACGAGCTGGAGCACCGTTCAGCCGGGCACCTTCGCGGGGGAAGCCTTCGACGCGTGCACCGCGCCGTCGACCGCGGCGATGGCGAAGTGGCGGTCGGCGTCGCCGTACCGGGCGGTGGGGATCTACATCGGCGGGGTCAACCGGGGTTGCACCCAGGCGAATCTGACCGCCGGCTGGGTCAAGACCCAGGTCACGGCCGGGTGGCATCTGCTTCCGCTGTACGTCGGCCCGCAGGCGTCGTGCACCAAGGTGACGAGCAAGCGGAACCTGATCGACAACACGAAGGCCGCGGCGCAGGGCGCGGCGGCCGCGCGGGACGCCGTCGGGCAGGCCAGGGCGCTGGGCCTGGCGCCGCAGAGCGTGGTGATCTACGACATGGAGGCGTACGCGACCAACGACGCCGACTGCCGCCGCGGGGTCCTCGCGTTCATGAGTGCCTGGACCGCCACGCTGCACGACCTCGGCTACCTGTCCGGCTTCTACAGCAGCATGGGCTCGGGTGGCGCGGACCAGGTGGCCAACTACGCCGCCCCCGGCTACGTCCGCCCGGACTACCTCGACTTCGCCCGCTGGGACCAGATCTCGACGACCGACGACCCGGCGATCCCGGCGACGTACTGGGCCCCGCACCGGCGGATGAAGCAGTACCGCGGCGGGCACAAGGAGACCTGGGGCGGGGTCACGATCAACATCGACAACAACCTCGTCGACTTCGCGCCGCTGCCGTCCGCCAAGTTCGCGGACTTCAACCGCAACGGCTGGTCGGACGTGCTGGCGCGGACCACCAGCTCGGGCAACCTCTTCGCCTACCCCGGCAACGGCACGTACGTCGACGTCAACGCCCGCCGCAAGGTCAGCGGCGGGTGGGCGAAGTTCAACGCGATCGTGCGGGTCGGCGACCTCAACCGCGACGGTACCGAGGACCTGGTGGCCCGCAAGAGCTCCAACGGCTACCTGTACTTCTTCCCCATCACCAAGGCCGGCCGGCTGGGCAAGGCGAAGCTGCTCTCGAAGAGCTTCGCGAAGATGCGCGAGATCACCGCGATCGGTGACCTGAACCGGGACGGCTACCCCGACCTGGTCGCCGCGCAGACCAGCAACCACAAGCTGTACCTGTACCCCGGCAAGAAGGGCACGAAGTTCGGCACCCGCAAGGTCATCGGCGCGGGTGGCTGGCACACCATGTCGGAGTTGGCCGGGGTCGGCGACTTCAACCGGGACGGCTACCCCGACATGGTCACCAGGGTCATCTCGACCGGCGAGCTGTTCCTGTACCGGGGTGTCAAGGGTGGCGGGCTCGCCCGGCAGGCCAGTCTGGGCAAGGGTGTCCGGGCCTACCGGGACCTGGTCGGCGTGGGTGACTTCGACCGCGACGGGTTCACCGACCTGGCCGCGGTGCAGAAGTCCAACGGTGCCCTCGTCCTGTTCCGGGGCACCGGCAAGGGGCTGCGCCCGGCGATCCGCCTGGCGGGCGGCTTCCGGCACCGGTCGCCCGTACTCTGA
- a CDS encoding TetR/AcrR family transcriptional regulator: protein MARTAEPGRRDAILDAAHTVFARKGYTAASIADLAGELGIGHGTVYRYFGNKRDVASAVLDRALARIAEVVAAELPDATGTLAEYRAQVWRIGHRLYELFAADPALGRLVFFDLATVDDDLRGRHREALDRFADFTAAYLRNGVDRGFLRPDLDVEVTARVVNGMVFEGAAQVARDPAALELRDAWIRAVVTLMFDGLAAPTP, encoded by the coding sequence ATGGCACGCACCGCTGAACCCGGCCGCCGCGACGCGATCCTCGACGCCGCGCACACCGTCTTCGCCCGCAAGGGCTACACCGCCGCGAGCATCGCCGACCTCGCCGGTGAGCTGGGCATCGGGCACGGCACGGTGTACCGCTACTTCGGCAACAAGCGCGACGTCGCCTCGGCCGTGCTCGACCGGGCGCTGGCCCGCATCGCCGAGGTGGTCGCCGCCGAGCTGCCCGACGCCACCGGCACCCTCGCGGAGTACCGCGCCCAGGTGTGGCGCATCGGCCACCGCCTGTACGAGCTGTTCGCCGCCGACCCCGCCCTGGGCCGGCTGGTCTTCTTCGACCTCGCCACGGTCGACGACGACCTGCGCGGGCGGCACCGCGAGGCGCTCGACCGGTTCGCCGACTTCACCGCCGCGTACCTGAGAAACGGGGTCGACCGCGGCTTCCTGCGCCCCGACCTCGACGTCGAGGTCACCGCCCGCGTGGTCAACGGCATGGTCTTCGAGGGCGCCGCCCAGGTGGCCCGCGACCCCGCCGCGCTCGAGTTGCGCGACGCCTGGATCCGCGCCGTCGTGACCCTGATGTTCGACGGCCTCGCCGCCCCCACCCCCTGA
- a CDS encoding NUDIX domain-containing protein has translation MSRIDYYDDPAAPTANSLVPAVSAVVRDERGRVLLQRRRDNDLWALPGGAMEIGESVGQAVAREVEEEAGYLVEPVYVIGVYSDPRHVFAYDDGEVRQEFSVCVAAEVRSGRLRVSDESTEVGWFTPDEAADLEMHPRIRVRLTDGLAGVRAAVA, from the coding sequence ATGAGCCGCATCGACTACTACGACGACCCGGCGGCGCCAACGGCGAACTCACTCGTGCCGGCCGTTTCCGCAGTCGTGCGGGACGAACGTGGTCGCGTTCTTCTTCAGCGCCGCCGGGACAACGATCTTTGGGCGCTGCCCGGTGGCGCGATGGAGATCGGGGAGTCGGTTGGCCAGGCTGTCGCCAGAGAGGTCGAGGAAGAAGCCGGATATCTGGTCGAGCCGGTCTACGTGATCGGCGTCTACTCGGATCCCAGGCACGTGTTCGCCTACGACGACGGCGAGGTTCGGCAGGAGTTCAGCGTCTGCGTGGCCGCCGAGGTTCGGAGCGGACGGCTACGGGTCTCCGACGAATCGACCGAGGTCGGGTGGTTCACGCCGGACGAGGCAGCGGACCTTGAAATGCATCCGCGCATCCGGGTTCGCCTGACAGACGGACTCGCTGGCGTCAGGGCTGCCGTGGCGTGA
- the cutA gene encoding divalent-cation tolerance protein CutA, with protein MTTIDSRAAAESLARSAVDARLAACAQVSGPIYSTYWWEGAVENAEEWRVDFKTTAERYPALERDIREHHSYDVPEVVLLPILAGNPGYLSWISEETVRKDSAT; from the coding sequence GTGACGACCATCGACTCCCGGGCGGCGGCCGAGTCCCTGGCCCGCAGCGCAGTGGATGCCCGGCTGGCCGCTTGCGCGCAGGTTTCCGGGCCCATCTACAGCACGTACTGGTGGGAGGGCGCTGTGGAGAACGCCGAGGAATGGCGCGTGGACTTCAAGACCACGGCGGAGCGCTACCCGGCGCTGGAGCGGGACATTCGTGAGCACCACAGCTACGACGTGCCCGAGGTGGTGCTGCTTCCGATCCTCGCCGGGAACCCCGGCTACCTGTCCTGGATCAGCGAGGAGACCGTCCGCAAGGACTCCGCGACATAG
- a CDS encoding helix-turn-helix domain-containing protein — MASNDRLRSALPRAKKTVPDVARAAGVDEKTVYRWLANANRVPHPRTRYVVAKLLGEDEEWLWPFRSQAGQEEAGHVGEVVGAYATRSDVPTALWRELIGRAATQIDLLGYTLYFLALQHTDLIRLLTTKCSEGCRVRAVVGHPESPHVAYRDQEEATPLTLPIRITTTLTTWAEMFACQSFELRFQDVPLYNSIFRFDDSMFVTPHLYATAGSQAPLLHLRRGTTAGLFDRFASHFEAVWAASIASPDGTVPDLNGKDTG, encoded by the coding sequence ATGGCCTCAAATGATCGACTCCGCTCGGCGTTACCGAGAGCAAAGAAGACAGTCCCTGACGTAGCACGGGCGGCCGGTGTCGACGAGAAGACGGTCTACCGCTGGCTGGCCAATGCCAACCGGGTCCCGCATCCCCGCACCCGGTACGTCGTGGCCAAGCTACTCGGTGAGGATGAGGAGTGGCTGTGGCCGTTCCGTTCGCAGGCCGGGCAGGAGGAAGCGGGCCACGTTGGGGAGGTGGTCGGCGCCTACGCCACTCGCTCAGATGTGCCCACAGCACTGTGGCGGGAACTGATAGGCCGCGCCGCCACACAGATCGATCTTCTCGGCTATACGCTGTATTTTCTCGCGCTGCAACACACGGACCTGATTCGCCTGCTCACGACGAAGTGCTCGGAGGGCTGCCGGGTCAGGGCGGTAGTCGGACACCCGGAATCACCGCACGTCGCTTATCGCGACCAGGAGGAAGCGACACCCCTCACGCTTCCGATCCGCATCACGACCACCTTGACGACCTGGGCCGAGATGTTTGCCTGCCAGAGCTTTGAACTCCGCTTTCAGGACGTCCCCCTCTATAATTCGATCTTCCGATTCGATGATTCGATGTTCGTGACGCCGCACCTCTACGCCACCGCCGGAAGCCAGGCCCCGCTGCTTCACCTGCGCCGCGGAACGACGGCCGGCCTGTTCGATCGGTTCGCATCACACTTCGAAGCCGTCTGGGCCGCGAGCATCGCCTCCCCGGACGGAACGGTCCCGGACCTCAACGGCAAGGACACCGGATGA